The Etheostoma cragini isolate CJK2018 chromosome 5, CSU_Ecrag_1.0, whole genome shotgun sequence genome contains a region encoding:
- the ulk1a gene encoding serine/threonine-protein kinase ULK1a isoform X1 encodes MESVGKFEFNRKDLIGHGAFAVVFKGRHKEKRDWVVAVKCINKKNLAKSQSLLGKEIKILKELKHENIVRLLDYQEMGGCVYLVMEYCNGGDLAEYLHSKGTLSEDTIRVFLQQIGQAMKVLQSKGILHRDLKPQNILLCHPEGRRSSPINTCLKIADFGFARHLQTNTMAATLCGSPMYMAPEVIMSQNYDAKADLWSIGTIVYQCLTGKAPFYASTPQELRLFYESNRTLLPSIPKETSSNLRHLLLGLLQRNNKERIGFDEFFHHPFLETKSSTKKCSPATAVPFPSSGSVSSSSSSSTSHLASPQHSDGEMHRPLPKAQYLTTLDTPGFLLKDVANEDSRNTSTYTEDYVMVPAQFLSECTCEVEYGSPIESCLIYSGSSLVAERGPRNAGKTPPPSPLLHSPSKPVSKPVEIVRKCSPSAPIPVPTQIQNYQRIEQNLQPVGMQGSTRVTLCCASSTSPQCGGCRAPSPGFVLNSPGVGGARPLQSSPLVGITPKTSEQILPLSTRTGRLAGSPDMQDTSSPKAVNSRMPNRMRTVLDLQSLDPCPASQTHLSRKSANNSGPFKRSRSLSAGKLSDMLLKAAYGAHLFEEGSDESLNCEKSMDMAAPPTGCHKGFQYSDSPPPTIFTMVSLSRGNTPPDTTRMFSGSPSYINSAWLLNSRLLREGSRRNSETEAMDATPHSSLVFHPPELPEDTLMEQAHTDALSDLRFTLAFVLCVMELASSKDSALDAISSPDVSFLEQSLVTDQISLLSKEWSYAEQLVLYMKAEEFLSSALHNAKETIKQGRLLPSATVKQVLRKLNELYKSCVMYCRTLNHRLQTFLLDKQKLMDRFNGLTAEKLIYSHTVHMVQCAALDEMFHYGTASVQRYHKALLLMEGLSRIITEQKDIDSIDKCKQCIERRLSALQS; translated from the exons ATGGAGTCTGTTGGGAAGTTTGAGTTCAACAGGAAAGACCTGATTGGTCACGGCGCCTTTGCAGTTGTGTTCAAAGGCAGACATAAAGAG aAACGTGACTGGGTAGTTGCTGTGAAATGTATCAACAAGAAAAACTTGGCCAAATCTCAGTCTCTGCTTGgtaaagaaatcaaaatattGAAG GAActcaaacatgaaaacattgtcAGACTACTTGACTATCAG GAAATGGGAGGATGTGTGTATCTCGTCATGGAG TACTGCAATGGAGGCGACCTGGCAGAGTACCTTCACT CTAAGGGCACATTAAGTGAGGACACCATCCGAGTATTCCTGCAGCAGATCGGTCAGGCCATGAAGGTCCTGCAGAGCAAAGGCATCCTCCACAGAGACCTCAAACCCCAGAACATTTTGCTCTGCCACCCAGAGGGGCGCAGGTCCAGCCCCATCAATACATGCCTTAAGATAG CTGACTTTGGGTTTGCACGTCATCTCCAGACAAACACTATGGCGGCCACGCTGTGTGGCTCTCCTATGTACATG GCTCCTGAGGTCATCATGTCCCAGAACTATGATGCCAAGGCTGATCTGTGGAGCATAGGAACTATTGTCTACCAGTGTCTGACTGGAAAGGCACCATTTTAC gccagCACCCCGCAAGAGCTCCGTTTGTTTTATGAAAGCAACAGGACCCTCCTACCCAG cATCCCAAAGGAGACTTCTAGCAACCTAAGACACCTGCTGTTGGGGCTGCTGCAGAGAAACAACAAAGAACGGATTGGCTTTG ATGAGTTTTTTCACCATCCTTTCTTGGAGACAAAGTCATCCACAAAGAAAT GCTCTCCAGCTACCGCGGTCCCCTTCCCCAGTTCAGGCTCGGTCAGTTCCTCTAGCAGCTCCTCCACATCCCATCTGGCCTCTCCTCAA CATTCCGATGGAGAAATGCACCGACCTCTGCCCAAAGCGCAGTATTTAACTACACTGGACACCCCCGGCTTCCTGCTGAAAGATGTAGCCAATGAAGACAGTAGGAATACATCAACTTACACAGAGGACTATGTCATGGTGCCTGCCCAGTTTCTAA GCGAGTGCACGTGTGAAGTCGAATATGGGTCACCCATTGAGAGTTGCCTGATATACAGTGG GAGCTCACTAGTGGCTGAGAGAGGTCCCAGAAATGCAGGGAAGACTCCGCCACCCTCGCCCCTTCTACACTCTCCTTCCAAGCCTGTTAG CAAGCCTGTTGAAATCGTTCGTAAATGCAGCCCTTCGGCACCCATTCCTGTCCCAACTCAAATCCAAAACTACCAGCGTATTGAACAGAACCTGCAACCTGTCGGCATGCAAGGCTCCACCAG GGTCACACTCTGCTGTGCTAGCAGCACCTCCCCACAATGTGGAGGCTGTAGAGCTCCAAGTCCAGGATTTGTCCTCAACTCCCCAGGGGTTGGAGGAGCCCGACCCCTGCAGTCCTCCCCCCTAG TGGGAATTACCCCAAAGACCTCAGAGCAGATTCTCCCGCTCAGCACAAGAACTGGACGGCTCGCTGGCTCCCCTGACATGCAGGACACCTCCAGTCCCAAG GCGGTTAATTCAAGAATGCCAAACCGAATGAGGACAGTCCTAGACTTGCAATCCCTTGACCCATGTCCTGCTTCCCAGACCCACCTCAGCAGGAAATCAGCCAATAACAGTGGGCCTTTTAAAAG GTCCAGATCACTGAGTGCAGGCAAGCTGTCTGACATGCTACTGAAGGCGGCCTATGGAGCTCACCTTTTTGAAGAGGGAAGCGACGAGAGCCTTAACTGTGAGAAAAGCATGGATATGGCAG CACCACCTACTGGTTGTCATAAAGGCTTTCAATACTCCGACAGCCCACCTCCTACGATTTTCACTATGGTTTCTCTGTCCAGAGGAAACACTCCTCCTGATACCACAAGGATGTTCTCAG GCTCCCCCAGCTACATTAACTCAGCCTGGTTACTGAACAGTCGGCTTCTCCGGGAAGGAAGCCGTAGAAACAGTGAGACTGAAGCCATGGACGCGACTCCACACAGCAGTCTGGTCTTTCACCCTCCAGAGCTCCCAGAAGATACACTGATGGAG CAGGCTCATACAGACGCTCTGAGTGACCTGCGATTCACTTTGGCTTTTGTCCTATGTGTCATGGAATTGGCTTCTTCCAAGGACTCGGCGCTGGATGCCATCAGCAGTCCTGATGTTTCTTTTCTAGAGCAGAGCTTGGTGACGGATCAAATTAGCCTCCTAAGTAAAGAATGGAG CTATGCAGAGCAGTTAGTTTTGTACATGAAAGCTGAAGAGTTTCTGTCATCAGCACTTCACAATGCTAAAGAGACTATCAAACAAGGCCGACTTCTCCCCTCTGCTACAGTCAAACAAG TGCTCAGGAAGCTGAATGAATTGTACAAGAGCTGTGTGATGTACTGTCGCACCCTCAACCATCGCCTGCAGACCTTCTTGCTTGACAAACAGAAGCTTATGGACCGCTTCAATGGACTTACAGCAGAGAAGCTCATCTACAGCCACACTGTGCACATG GTACAGTGTGCTGCTCTAGATGAGATGTTCCACTATGGCACCGCATCAGTCCAGCGCTATCACAAAGCCCTTTTGCTGATGGAGGGTCTGTCCCGGATCATCACAGAGCAGAAGGACATTGACAGCATTGATAAAT GTAAGCAGTGTATTGAGCGACGCCTTTCTGCTCTGCAGAGTTAA
- the ulk1a gene encoding serine/threonine-protein kinase ULK1a isoform X2 gives MESVGKFEFNRKDLIGHGAFAVVFKGRHKEKRDWVVAVKCINKKNLAKSQSLLGKEIKILKELKHENIVRLLDYQEMGGCVYLVMEYCNGGDLAEYLHSKGTLSEDTIRVFLQQIGQAMKVLQSKGILHRDLKPQNILLCHPEGRRSSPINTCLKIADFGFARHLQTNTMAATLCGSPMYMAPEVIMSQNYDAKADLWSIGTIVYQCLTGKAPFYASTPQELRLFYESNRTLLPSIPKETSSNLRHLLLGLLQRNNKERIGFDEFFHHPFLETKSSTKKCSPATAVPFPSSGSVSSSSSSSTSHLASPQHSDGEMHRPLPKAQYLTTLDTPGFLLKDVANEDSRNTSTYTEDYVMVPAQFLSECTCEVEYGSPIESCLIYSGSSLVAERGPRNAGKTPPPSPLLHSPSKPVSKPVEIVRKCSPSAPIPVPTQIQNYQRIEQNLQPVGMQGSTRVTLCCASSTSPQCGGCRAPSPGFVLNSPGVGGARPLQSSPLVGITPKTSEQILPLSTRTGRLAGSPDMQDTSSPKAVNSRMPNRMRTVLDLQSLDPCPASQTHLSRKSANNSGPFKRSLSAGKLSDMLLKAAYGAHLFEEGSDESLNCEKSMDMAAPPTGCHKGFQYSDSPPPTIFTMVSLSRGNTPPDTTRMFSGSPSYINSAWLLNSRLLREGSRRNSETEAMDATPHSSLVFHPPELPEDTLMEQAHTDALSDLRFTLAFVLCVMELASSKDSALDAISSPDVSFLEQSLVTDQISLLSKEWSYAEQLVLYMKAEEFLSSALHNAKETIKQGRLLPSATVKQVLRKLNELYKSCVMYCRTLNHRLQTFLLDKQKLMDRFNGLTAEKLIYSHTVHMVQCAALDEMFHYGTASVQRYHKALLLMEGLSRIITEQKDIDSIDKCKQCIERRLSALQS, from the exons ATGGAGTCTGTTGGGAAGTTTGAGTTCAACAGGAAAGACCTGATTGGTCACGGCGCCTTTGCAGTTGTGTTCAAAGGCAGACATAAAGAG aAACGTGACTGGGTAGTTGCTGTGAAATGTATCAACAAGAAAAACTTGGCCAAATCTCAGTCTCTGCTTGgtaaagaaatcaaaatattGAAG GAActcaaacatgaaaacattgtcAGACTACTTGACTATCAG GAAATGGGAGGATGTGTGTATCTCGTCATGGAG TACTGCAATGGAGGCGACCTGGCAGAGTACCTTCACT CTAAGGGCACATTAAGTGAGGACACCATCCGAGTATTCCTGCAGCAGATCGGTCAGGCCATGAAGGTCCTGCAGAGCAAAGGCATCCTCCACAGAGACCTCAAACCCCAGAACATTTTGCTCTGCCACCCAGAGGGGCGCAGGTCCAGCCCCATCAATACATGCCTTAAGATAG CTGACTTTGGGTTTGCACGTCATCTCCAGACAAACACTATGGCGGCCACGCTGTGTGGCTCTCCTATGTACATG GCTCCTGAGGTCATCATGTCCCAGAACTATGATGCCAAGGCTGATCTGTGGAGCATAGGAACTATTGTCTACCAGTGTCTGACTGGAAAGGCACCATTTTAC gccagCACCCCGCAAGAGCTCCGTTTGTTTTATGAAAGCAACAGGACCCTCCTACCCAG cATCCCAAAGGAGACTTCTAGCAACCTAAGACACCTGCTGTTGGGGCTGCTGCAGAGAAACAACAAAGAACGGATTGGCTTTG ATGAGTTTTTTCACCATCCTTTCTTGGAGACAAAGTCATCCACAAAGAAAT GCTCTCCAGCTACCGCGGTCCCCTTCCCCAGTTCAGGCTCGGTCAGTTCCTCTAGCAGCTCCTCCACATCCCATCTGGCCTCTCCTCAA CATTCCGATGGAGAAATGCACCGACCTCTGCCCAAAGCGCAGTATTTAACTACACTGGACACCCCCGGCTTCCTGCTGAAAGATGTAGCCAATGAAGACAGTAGGAATACATCAACTTACACAGAGGACTATGTCATGGTGCCTGCCCAGTTTCTAA GCGAGTGCACGTGTGAAGTCGAATATGGGTCACCCATTGAGAGTTGCCTGATATACAGTGG GAGCTCACTAGTGGCTGAGAGAGGTCCCAGAAATGCAGGGAAGACTCCGCCACCCTCGCCCCTTCTACACTCTCCTTCCAAGCCTGTTAG CAAGCCTGTTGAAATCGTTCGTAAATGCAGCCCTTCGGCACCCATTCCTGTCCCAACTCAAATCCAAAACTACCAGCGTATTGAACAGAACCTGCAACCTGTCGGCATGCAAGGCTCCACCAG GGTCACACTCTGCTGTGCTAGCAGCACCTCCCCACAATGTGGAGGCTGTAGAGCTCCAAGTCCAGGATTTGTCCTCAACTCCCCAGGGGTTGGAGGAGCCCGACCCCTGCAGTCCTCCCCCCTAG TGGGAATTACCCCAAAGACCTCAGAGCAGATTCTCCCGCTCAGCACAAGAACTGGACGGCTCGCTGGCTCCCCTGACATGCAGGACACCTCCAGTCCCAAG GCGGTTAATTCAAGAATGCCAAACCGAATGAGGACAGTCCTAGACTTGCAATCCCTTGACCCATGTCCTGCTTCCCAGACCCACCTCAGCAGGAAATCAGCCAATAACAGTGGGCCTTTTAAAAG ATCACTGAGTGCAGGCAAGCTGTCTGACATGCTACTGAAGGCGGCCTATGGAGCTCACCTTTTTGAAGAGGGAAGCGACGAGAGCCTTAACTGTGAGAAAAGCATGGATATGGCAG CACCACCTACTGGTTGTCATAAAGGCTTTCAATACTCCGACAGCCCACCTCCTACGATTTTCACTATGGTTTCTCTGTCCAGAGGAAACACTCCTCCTGATACCACAAGGATGTTCTCAG GCTCCCCCAGCTACATTAACTCAGCCTGGTTACTGAACAGTCGGCTTCTCCGGGAAGGAAGCCGTAGAAACAGTGAGACTGAAGCCATGGACGCGACTCCACACAGCAGTCTGGTCTTTCACCCTCCAGAGCTCCCAGAAGATACACTGATGGAG CAGGCTCATACAGACGCTCTGAGTGACCTGCGATTCACTTTGGCTTTTGTCCTATGTGTCATGGAATTGGCTTCTTCCAAGGACTCGGCGCTGGATGCCATCAGCAGTCCTGATGTTTCTTTTCTAGAGCAGAGCTTGGTGACGGATCAAATTAGCCTCCTAAGTAAAGAATGGAG CTATGCAGAGCAGTTAGTTTTGTACATGAAAGCTGAAGAGTTTCTGTCATCAGCACTTCACAATGCTAAAGAGACTATCAAACAAGGCCGACTTCTCCCCTCTGCTACAGTCAAACAAG TGCTCAGGAAGCTGAATGAATTGTACAAGAGCTGTGTGATGTACTGTCGCACCCTCAACCATCGCCTGCAGACCTTCTTGCTTGACAAACAGAAGCTTATGGACCGCTTCAATGGACTTACAGCAGAGAAGCTCATCTACAGCCACACTGTGCACATG GTACAGTGTGCTGCTCTAGATGAGATGTTCCACTATGGCACCGCATCAGTCCAGCGCTATCACAAAGCCCTTTTGCTGATGGAGGGTCTGTCCCGGATCATCACAGAGCAGAAGGACATTGACAGCATTGATAAAT GTAAGCAGTGTATTGAGCGACGCCTTTCTGCTCTGCAGAGTTAA